The stretch of DNA TTAAATCAGGCAACCGGATTTACTTTATCCCCTTCAAAATTCGAAAGTCTGAAAAAATATATTGGACAGACCTTAATTACTACTGATGGTAATACTCTTCTGGGAGCAGATGATAAAGCAGGTTGTGCAGAAATTGTAACTGCAGCAGAATACCTGATTGCTCATCCTGAAATAAAGCATGGAAGAATTGCAATCGGATTTACGCCTGATGAAGAAATCGGAAGAGGAGCTCATAAATTTGATGTTGCCAAATTCGGTGCAGAATGGGCTTATACTATGGATGGTGGTGAAGTTGGAGAATTAGAATATGAAAACTTTAATGCAGCCGGAGCAGTTGTAAAAATCCACGGATTAAGTGTGCATCCCGGTTATGCTTTTGGAAAAATGGTAAATGCGGCTCTTTTGGCAGCTGAATTTGCACAGTCATTGCCGGCTAATGAAACTCCTTCCACAACGAAAGGGTTTGACGGGTTTTATCACCTGATGGATATTACCGCAGATATTTCTGAAGCTAAACTTCAATATATCATTCGTGATCACAACGAAGAAAAATTTGAAGCCAGAAAGAAATTTATGGAACAAAAAGTTGCTGAATTTAACCAAAAACATGGAGAAGGTACCGCAGAGGTTGAAATCAAAGAGCAGTATAGAAATATGAAGCAGCAGTTTGAGGGCAAAATGCATATTATCGATCTTGCTGCCGCTGCTATGAAAGAAGCGAATATTGAACCCAAAATAAAAGCGATCCGAGGAGGAACAGACGGTGCCCAGTTATCTTATATGGGACTTCCTTGCCCTAACATTTTTGCAGGAGGAATTAACTTCCACGGACCTTATGAATATGTGGCGTTAGAAAGCATGCAGAAAGCAACAGAAGTAATCATCAATATTGTAAAAAATTAATTAACTCACTAATTATTCAATTAAAAGAGGCTGTCTCAAAAGAGATAGCCTTTTTTATGCAAAAAGGAAAGCTTTCGCTTTCCTAATAGTTGCAAATTGATTAATTTGCATTGTGTTAAGTACGTCAAAAGTAGTCTTTAAAGATTACACCCCCAAAGAAAATCTGCTTTTTCCTCCCAATTTATCGGAGTTGATTGATGAGCGACATCCTGTGAAAATTGTTTCAAACATTATTGATGGCTTGGATATCAAAAGCTTAATTAAAACCTACAAACCTGGCGGAACATCTTGCTACCACCCGAAAATGCTTTTGAAAGTTTTGATTTATGGCTATTTAAGCAATATCTATTCAAGCCGCAAAATGGAGCAGGCCTTGAAAGAAAACATCCATTTTATGTGGCTCTCTGCAATGAGCCGTCCCGATCATAACACCTTAAACAGGTTCCGTAGTGAACGATTGAAAGGTGAGATTAAAGCTATTTTCACACAAATTGTTCTTCTTTTGGAAAAGGAAGGTTTGGTAAGTCTGAAAACCACTTTTGTAGATGGCACCAAGATAGAAGCCAATGCCAATCGCTATACTTTTGTTTGGGGAAGAGCTGTCAAAAAACACAAAGAAAGGATTGCAGAGCAATTAGAAGAGCTTTGGAACTATGCAGAAACAGTTGCCAAAGACGAGCTTGAAAATACAGAAAGTATTGATTTTAAAGAAGTAGATTCTGAAAAAGTAACTCAAACCATCGAAAAGATCAATGAAGTTTTGAAAGATAAAAAAGTAGCTTCAAAAGTTCGTCAGAAACTGAATTATGCTAAGAAAAACTGGGCAGATAATTTAGAGAAATATAAAAAACAGCAAGAATTATTAGAAGATAGAAATTACTATTCCAAAACCGATACAGACGCTACTTTTATGCGAATGAAGGAGGATCATATGCGAAACGGACAACTAAAACCCGCTTACAATCTACAAATTTCTACCCATAGACAATTCATTTTACATTATTCAATTCATCCCAACCCAACAGACACCAAAACATTAGCGACTCATTTACTGGGTTTTGAAGAAAGCTATCATAAAGCTCCCAAAGAGCTTGTTGCTGATGCTGGTTATGGCTCAGAAGAAAATTACAACTTGTTAAAATCTAAGAAAATAAAAGCTTATGTTAAATATAATTACTTCAGAAAAGATCAGAAATCGGGACAAATAACCACTTCACAAAACAATCCTAAATTGGCAAAAATCAGAGAAAAGGTTTTCAAACTTCTTAATACCAGCAAGGGCATCAAACTCAGAAAACAAAGATCCCATGATGTTGAACCTGTTTTTGCAGAGCTCAAACACAACAAAAATTTTAAACGATTCATGCTTCGGGGAAAAAATAAAGTCGAGGTAGAAATCGGCATACTCGCAATTGCCCACAATCTAAAGAAAATGTCAAAAGCAGCCTAAAACAGACTGCTTTTTTGACTTAGATCTTCTTTTTTCCAAGATATTTTTTTTATTCAAAATATCGAAATCTTTTTTCAATGAAATACTAAAAAGAGACTGTCCTTTTGAGACAGCCTCTTTATTTTTACCAAACCACACTTAAACAAGTAAAATGTTACGACAAACATACTTGTTTAATGAATTTAGATCTTACTTTTCCGGAATTACAAAAAAATAAGCCATAATTTAGATGGAACAAAAACCTCCATCTATGAAAAATAATTTTAACTATTTTAAAAGATTTTACCGTTTTGTATTTTTTTCTGTTTTCTCATTCTTTGTTTTCTCTTCTTGTTCTCAAGATGAGCTGACTGAAAACAACACAGTTGAACAGGTAGAGTCTAGTAATTTAAAAACATTAGGAAACCTTACTTTACAAAAAAATGTAATCATTCTTGATGATGAATCTGTTACCGCTATTTCAGCAATAGATAACCAGCAAATCACATTTAGCCAACCCACACATCAGACAAGTGATATCAAAACAGGGAGCATACTTGTAGGAACAAAAGTAGAGGGAGATCGCGTCAGAACAATTCTTTCTAAAGTAACTGCTATTTCCAATTCCAACAATAAGTATTTTGTCCAGACAACCAGTGCTCAGCTTGAAGAATTTATTTATAGTGGAACTTTAAGCGGAGTTTATGATCCGTCCGGTAAACCCCCTATTGACGTGAATGGAAAACTGGTTAATTACATTCCGGTTGAAGGCTTTATTTCTGAGGAATTAAATAATAAAATCCTCCGTATCGAAGCCAAAAACCTGAATGATCAGAAGCTTATTACCTTTAATAGATTGAGCTTTGACAAAACTTTTCCTCTTACTCAGCAAGCAGGCCCCGTAACATTAGCTTCCAGCGTCAATGTAAAAGGAGGAGTAACCCCTAAAATTGATTACAGTATTACATTTTCATGGGGACATCTTACAGATTTCTCTGTAAACCTCATCATGGATGACATTACTCTTCAATCTACCGCTAACATTCAAGGAACCTTAGGATATACCATAAGCCTTACAGATTATCTCAATATTCCTATTGCTCCTGTTGTTTTAGGACCAACCGGACTGATCCTAAGCCCAACCGTATCCGCAGGTCCATTTTTAGGAGTGGGAACAACGGGAAAAGTACAGGTTAGATTTCCGGACATTGGTGGAACTGCAAGTTTTCTCATAGCAAAAAAGCCAGCGCTTCATATTGATCTTTCTAAAAAATCTGATATCAGCCTTACTTCTCTTGAAGGAAACTTAAGTGCAGAAATAGGATTAGAAGCCAAAGGAGCTATCGGTTTACAATTCATAACTGTTCCTATTGCTAATTCGGGGTTAAGGGGAAGAGTCTCTGCCTTATCTACTTTAGGATTGCAGCTTATTCCTGAAAAGAAAGGAATTTTTGATGTAAAAGGAAGAGTTCAGGCAGATATGTTCTACGGATTCGGAATTGCCCCATTACGATACGAAGGAACAATTCCTCTTTTCCAGAAAGAGCTTCCACTATATCACAAAGAATTTGTTTTTTAAAAATTATGGGATTTTTTTATAAAGTAATAAAGCCATCCCATAAAACACATCATATATAAATTTTATATAAAAAAAATTTCAAATAACAATTACATCCCTTGCTGCTACTAACTAAATAGTAGTCAGCAAAGTTTGTAATATAATCCACACACTCAATATATATTCTCTTCAATCGGCAAACAAAATAGTTTGCCTTTTTTTATTATCGTTAAGTCATCAAAATAAAAACAGGCTTCTACGTTCTTTATTTCCGCACATTTGCGCCCTTCTTTATTTTTACAGGTAAGCATAAAAAAATCTTGCTTCATTCTTTTCAAACACCAAATCTGAGTTTCAGGATCTGCATCTGTTTTCTGATCTAAGATCAGGTCAAACAACCATAAACAATTTTCATAAGTTGTTATATCATACACTCCTTCTGTAAACTCGTATCCAT from Chryseobacterium piperi encodes:
- the pepT gene encoding peptidase T produces the protein MSTIEFNQLWSEKLLNRFLNYVKIYSTSDAESEATPSTPQQWDIAKYIVEELKTIGLENVSIDDNGYIMGYVPSNLENDNKPTIGFISHYDTSPDFSGENVNPQVWKNYDGNDLLLNQATGFTLSPSKFESLKKYIGQTLITTDGNTLLGADDKAGCAEIVTAAEYLIAHPEIKHGRIAIGFTPDEEIGRGAHKFDVAKFGAEWAYTMDGGEVGELEYENFNAAGAVVKIHGLSVHPGYAFGKMVNAALLAAEFAQSLPANETPSTTKGFDGFYHLMDITADISEAKLQYIIRDHNEEKFEARKKFMEQKVAEFNQKHGEGTAEVEIKEQYRNMKQQFEGKMHIIDLAAAAMKEANIEPKIKAIRGGTDGAQLSYMGLPCPNIFAGGINFHGPYEYVALESMQKATEVIINIVKN
- a CDS encoding IS1182 family transposase, with the translated sequence MLSTSKVVFKDYTPKENLLFPPNLSELIDERHPVKIVSNIIDGLDIKSLIKTYKPGGTSCYHPKMLLKVLIYGYLSNIYSSRKMEQALKENIHFMWLSAMSRPDHNTLNRFRSERLKGEIKAIFTQIVLLLEKEGLVSLKTTFVDGTKIEANANRYTFVWGRAVKKHKERIAEQLEELWNYAETVAKDELENTESIDFKEVDSEKVTQTIEKINEVLKDKKVASKVRQKLNYAKKNWADNLEKYKKQQELLEDRNYYSKTDTDATFMRMKEDHMRNGQLKPAYNLQISTHRQFILHYSIHPNPTDTKTLATHLLGFEESYHKAPKELVADAGYGSEENYNLLKSKKIKAYVKYNYFRKDQKSGQITTSQNNPKLAKIREKVFKLLNTSKGIKLRKQRSHDVEPVFAELKHNKNFKRFMLRGKNKVEVEIGILAIAHNLKKMSKAA
- a CDS encoding DUF6876 family protein produces the protein MNSNNRTSANDLYNVYLVPEELHGYKDGYEFTEGVYDITTYENCLWLFDLILDQKTDADPETQIWCLKRMKQDFFMLTCKNKEGRKCAEIKNVEACFYFDDLTIIKKGKLFCLPIEENIY